A region from the Manihot esculenta cultivar AM560-2 chromosome 13, M.esculenta_v8, whole genome shotgun sequence genome encodes:
- the LOC110629751 gene encoding GBF-interacting protein 1-like isoform X3, with product MSGGGVRVSIPSNVRKMIQNIKEITGNHSEEEIYAMLKDCSMDPNETAQKLLFQDPFHEVKKKRDRRKENVNNRESGEARWKPGTQGRGSRGGRPNFSARYTSHDAGGGRNTGPARDNGTNQAAEKGDGNSLPAPQEKTYSSAAVVANGAIGEPSGSNSEMHASDIPSGSGRSQHEVTSTATAGSKFGSSVSPINADKNLIIASGTGDAHSEPIPSSSNSLVPATPPSSSAVCFSSSDPVLVPSNDSRLSGTVGTIKREVGNHRAVVESNTVIPAEKSASEIATPSLQGKIPSKSQVGKGQLSESLQSSSASNHGGSSGSRPSSNYSSRSQQVVGLQKVGSTKEWKPKPAISNVPLGSGTGSSDAPNIPVEPSVQSQALSNVLSSEEATSKLQKKLEELHLPQRQHVIIPNHIHVPESERTKFSFGSFDASFGLMASYVSGPESDKSSTPLSETSQGIEEAVEEQAVSNQDALLTAEEEADHPESPSHAPENLPGDNDVSSSAVPECNESKPETALLSGVQPYSVVHTSPSYNFGFAPPMLSSQTAPFENCESQERDVSRLPSFVVQQPFDPTSYYAQFYRAGADSDGRVSPFPSAAVAGKYNGNVAVLPPHSSQSPQEGGNSLVLSTAGPTPQVTQAGLMQSSIAVTQQPLPVFRPPTGLHIPHYPPNLIPYGHYFSPFYVPSPGLHQFLSNGAFPQQPQAGSLYPAPPAAAAMGIKYSLPQYKPGSNTGNSTHIGMASGYGSYGSSQTGYSPSSAATGGNSTTNEDLGAPQFKESNVYITGQQSEGSAVWIAAPGRDISSLPASSFYSLPPQGQHVTFTPAQAGHGTFASIYQPAQAVTAAAVHPLLQQSQAMAGAVDMVGPAASVYQQPQHQQINWPSNY from the exons ATGAGCGGTGGTGGGGTTAGGGTTTCAATCCCGAGCAACGTGAGGAAGATGATCCAGAACATAAAGGAGATCACGGGCAATCACAGTGAAGAGGAGATTTATGCAATGCTCAAGGATTGCTCTATGGATCCCAATGAAACCGCTCAGAAGCTTCTTTTTCAAG ATCCATTTCATGAAGTCAAAAAGAAACGTGACAGGAGAAAAGAG AATGTGAACAATAGAGAGTCTGGAGAGGCTCGTTGGAAACCTGGAACACAGGGGAGGGGTAGTAGGGGTGGGCGGCCAAACTTTTCAGCTCGTTACACATCACATG ATGCTGGTGGTGGCAGGAATACTGGCCCTGCAAGGGACAATGGAACCAACCAAGCTGCAGAGAAGGGAGATGGCAATTCTTTGCCAGCCCCTCAAGAGAAAA CTTACAGCTCTGCTGCTGTTGTGGCCAATGGTGCCATTGGTGAACCTTCTGGAAGCAACAGTGAAATGCATGCTTCTGACATACCTTCAGGAAGTGGCAGAAGTCAACATGAAGTGACTTCAACAGCTACTGCTGGTAGTAAGTTTGGAAGTTCAGTGTCCCCCATTAATGCTGATAAAAACCTCATCATTGCATCTGGAACTGGGGATGCACATAGTGAGCCCATTCCAAGCTCTAGTAACTCCTTGGTACCTGCGACTCCACCATCGTCGTCAGCAGTCTGTTTCTCATCATCAGATCCTGTTCTTGTTCCATCTAATGATTCAAGGCTTTCTGGTACAGTGGGCACCATTAAACGTGAAGTAGGAAACCATAGAGCTGTTGTTGAATCAAATACAGTTATTCCTGCTGAGAAATCAG CCTCTGAGATTGCTACTCCTTCCCTGCAAGGGAAGATTCCAAGTAAATCCCAGGTTGGGAAGGGTCAGCTCAGTGAGTCTTTGCAATCCTCATCTGCATCAAATCATGGTGGCTCTTCTGGCAGTCGGCCTTCCTCTAACTACAGTAGTAGGTCACAGCAAGTGGTTGGCCTGCAAAAAG TTGGTTCTACTAAGGAGTGGAAACCAAAGCCAGCAATCTCTAATGTGCCTCTTGGCTCTGGAACTGGTTCATCAGATGCTCCTAATATTCCAGTTGAACCCAGTGTCCAGTCACAGGCTCTATCAAATGTCCTCAGTTCCGAAGAGGCTACCTCTAAACTGCAGAAGAAGCTGGAGGAGCTGCATCTTCCACAGCGACAGCATGTTATTATTCCAAACCATATTCATGTCCCTGAATCTGAAAGAACGAAATTTAGTTTTGGAAGTTTTGATGCGAGTTTTGGATTAATGGCAAGCTATGTTAGTGGTCCAGAGAGTGATAAGAGTTCTACACCTTTGTCCGAAACTTCTCAAGGCATTGAAGAAGCTGTGGAGGAACAGGCTGTGAG CAATCAAGATGCATTATTGACTGCTGAGGAGGAAGCTGATCATCCAGAGTCACCTTCACATGCACCTGAAAATTTACCTGGTGATAATGATGTCTCTTCCAGTGCAGTACCCGAGTGTAATGAGTCCAAGCCAGAGACTGCACTGCTTTCTGGGGTTCAGCCATACTCAGTGGTACACACTTCTCCAAGCTACAATTTTGGTTTTGCACCTCCAATGCTGAGTAGTCAGACTGCACCATTTGAAAACTGTGAATCTCAAGAACGCGATGTTTCTCGTCTTCCTAGCTTTGTA GTTCAACAACCATTTGATCCTACAAGTTATTATGCCCAATTTTATCGTGCGGGTGCTGATAGTGATGGTCGTGTTTCTCCCTTCCCTTCAGCTGCAGTTGCTGGTAAATATAATGGGAATGTTGCAGTGTTGCCTCCACATAGTTCTCAGTCTCCCCAAGAG GGTGGGAATTCACTAGTTCTGTCAACAGCAGGTCCAACTCCACAGGTGACTCAAGCTGGTCTCATGCAAAGTTCCATTGCTGTGACTCAACAACCACTCCCTGTCTTCCGTCCACCAACAGGGTTGCACATACCCCATTATCCCCCAAACTTGATCCCTTATGGTCATTACTTTTCCCCATTCTATGTTCCTTCTCCAGGCCTTCACCAATTTTTAAGTAATGGTGCATTTCCCCAACAACCTCAAGCTGGAAGCTTATATCCTGCTCCACCAGCTGCAGCTGCCATGGGGATCAAATATTCACTTCCACAATACAAACCAGGATCTAATACAGGGAATTCAACTCATATTGGAATGGCAAGTGGCTATGGGTCATATGGCTCCTCTCAAACTGGTTATAGTCCCAGTTCTGCGGCAACAGGAGGAAACTCTACTACAAATGAAGATCTGGGTGCACCTCAGTTCAAAGAAAGTAATGTTTACATCACTGGGCAGCAG AGTGAGGGTTCAGCTGTGTGGATTGCTGCTCCTGGCCGAGATATATCTAGCTTGCCAGCAAGTTCCTTCTACAGCCTTCCTCCTCAAGGTCAGCATGTGACTTTTACCCCAGCACAGGCTGGTCATGGCACCTTTGCCAGTATCTATCAACCTGCACAAGCAGTAACGGCAGCAGCTGTTCACCCACTTCTTCAGCAATCTCAGGCCATGGCTGGAGCCGTTGATATGGTGGGACCTGCAGCCAGTGTATACCAGCAGCCTCAGCATCAACAGATCAACTGGCCTAGTAATTACTGA
- the LOC110629751 gene encoding GBF-interacting protein 1-like isoform X1: MSGGGVRVSIPSNVRKMIQNIKEITGNHSEEEIYAMLKDCSMDPNETAQKLLFQDPFHEVKKKRDRRKENVNNRESGEARWKPGTQGRGSRGGRPNFSARYTSHDAGGGRNTGPARDNGTNQAAEKGDGNSLPAPQEKSKETSLSTSSAAVVANGAIGEPSGSNSEMHASDIPSGSGRSQHEVTSTATAGSKFGSSVSPINADKNLIIASGTGDAHSEPIPSSSNSLVPATPPSSSAVCFSSSDPVLVPSNDSRLSGTVGTIKREVGNHRAVVESNTVIPAEKSASEIATPSLQGKIPSKSQVGKGQLSESLQSSSASNHGGSSGSRPSSNYSSRSQQVVGLQKVGSTKEWKPKPAISNVPLGSGTGSSDAPNIPVEPSVQSQALSNVLSSEEATSKLQKKLEELHLPQRQHVIIPNHIHVPESERTKFSFGSFDASFGLMASYVSGPESDKSSTPLSETSQGIEEAVEEQAVSNQDALLTAEEEADHPESPSHAPENLPGDNDVSSSAVPECNESKPETALLSGVQPYSVVHTSPSYNFGFAPPMLSSQTAPFENCESQERDVSRLPSFVVQQPFDPTSYYAQFYRAGADSDGRVSPFPSAAVAGKYNGNVAVLPPHSSQSPQEGGNSLVLSTAGPTPQVTQAGLMQSSIAVTQQPLPVFRPPTGLHIPHYPPNLIPYGHYFSPFYVPSPGLHQFLSNGAFPQQPQAGSLYPAPPAAAAMGIKYSLPQYKPGSNTGNSTHIGMASGYGSYGSSQTGYSPSSAATGGNSTTNEDLGAPQFKESNVYITGQQSEGSAVWIAAPGRDISSLPASSFYSLPPQGQHVTFTPAQAGHGTFASIYQPAQAVTAAAVHPLLQQSQAMAGAVDMVGPAASVYQQPQHQQINWPSNY; the protein is encoded by the exons ATGAGCGGTGGTGGGGTTAGGGTTTCAATCCCGAGCAACGTGAGGAAGATGATCCAGAACATAAAGGAGATCACGGGCAATCACAGTGAAGAGGAGATTTATGCAATGCTCAAGGATTGCTCTATGGATCCCAATGAAACCGCTCAGAAGCTTCTTTTTCAAG ATCCATTTCATGAAGTCAAAAAGAAACGTGACAGGAGAAAAGAG AATGTGAACAATAGAGAGTCTGGAGAGGCTCGTTGGAAACCTGGAACACAGGGGAGGGGTAGTAGGGGTGGGCGGCCAAACTTTTCAGCTCGTTACACATCACATG ATGCTGGTGGTGGCAGGAATACTGGCCCTGCAAGGGACAATGGAACCAACCAAGCTGCAGAGAAGGGAGATGGCAATTCTTTGCCAGCCCCTCAAGAGAAAAGTAAGGAAACAAGTCTATCAACAAG CTCTGCTGCTGTTGTGGCCAATGGTGCCATTGGTGAACCTTCTGGAAGCAACAGTGAAATGCATGCTTCTGACATACCTTCAGGAAGTGGCAGAAGTCAACATGAAGTGACTTCAACAGCTACTGCTGGTAGTAAGTTTGGAAGTTCAGTGTCCCCCATTAATGCTGATAAAAACCTCATCATTGCATCTGGAACTGGGGATGCACATAGTGAGCCCATTCCAAGCTCTAGTAACTCCTTGGTACCTGCGACTCCACCATCGTCGTCAGCAGTCTGTTTCTCATCATCAGATCCTGTTCTTGTTCCATCTAATGATTCAAGGCTTTCTGGTACAGTGGGCACCATTAAACGTGAAGTAGGAAACCATAGAGCTGTTGTTGAATCAAATACAGTTATTCCTGCTGAGAAATCAG CCTCTGAGATTGCTACTCCTTCCCTGCAAGGGAAGATTCCAAGTAAATCCCAGGTTGGGAAGGGTCAGCTCAGTGAGTCTTTGCAATCCTCATCTGCATCAAATCATGGTGGCTCTTCTGGCAGTCGGCCTTCCTCTAACTACAGTAGTAGGTCACAGCAAGTGGTTGGCCTGCAAAAAG TTGGTTCTACTAAGGAGTGGAAACCAAAGCCAGCAATCTCTAATGTGCCTCTTGGCTCTGGAACTGGTTCATCAGATGCTCCTAATATTCCAGTTGAACCCAGTGTCCAGTCACAGGCTCTATCAAATGTCCTCAGTTCCGAAGAGGCTACCTCTAAACTGCAGAAGAAGCTGGAGGAGCTGCATCTTCCACAGCGACAGCATGTTATTATTCCAAACCATATTCATGTCCCTGAATCTGAAAGAACGAAATTTAGTTTTGGAAGTTTTGATGCGAGTTTTGGATTAATGGCAAGCTATGTTAGTGGTCCAGAGAGTGATAAGAGTTCTACACCTTTGTCCGAAACTTCTCAAGGCATTGAAGAAGCTGTGGAGGAACAGGCTGTGAG CAATCAAGATGCATTATTGACTGCTGAGGAGGAAGCTGATCATCCAGAGTCACCTTCACATGCACCTGAAAATTTACCTGGTGATAATGATGTCTCTTCCAGTGCAGTACCCGAGTGTAATGAGTCCAAGCCAGAGACTGCACTGCTTTCTGGGGTTCAGCCATACTCAGTGGTACACACTTCTCCAAGCTACAATTTTGGTTTTGCACCTCCAATGCTGAGTAGTCAGACTGCACCATTTGAAAACTGTGAATCTCAAGAACGCGATGTTTCTCGTCTTCCTAGCTTTGTA GTTCAACAACCATTTGATCCTACAAGTTATTATGCCCAATTTTATCGTGCGGGTGCTGATAGTGATGGTCGTGTTTCTCCCTTCCCTTCAGCTGCAGTTGCTGGTAAATATAATGGGAATGTTGCAGTGTTGCCTCCACATAGTTCTCAGTCTCCCCAAGAG GGTGGGAATTCACTAGTTCTGTCAACAGCAGGTCCAACTCCACAGGTGACTCAAGCTGGTCTCATGCAAAGTTCCATTGCTGTGACTCAACAACCACTCCCTGTCTTCCGTCCACCAACAGGGTTGCACATACCCCATTATCCCCCAAACTTGATCCCTTATGGTCATTACTTTTCCCCATTCTATGTTCCTTCTCCAGGCCTTCACCAATTTTTAAGTAATGGTGCATTTCCCCAACAACCTCAAGCTGGAAGCTTATATCCTGCTCCACCAGCTGCAGCTGCCATGGGGATCAAATATTCACTTCCACAATACAAACCAGGATCTAATACAGGGAATTCAACTCATATTGGAATGGCAAGTGGCTATGGGTCATATGGCTCCTCTCAAACTGGTTATAGTCCCAGTTCTGCGGCAACAGGAGGAAACTCTACTACAAATGAAGATCTGGGTGCACCTCAGTTCAAAGAAAGTAATGTTTACATCACTGGGCAGCAG AGTGAGGGTTCAGCTGTGTGGATTGCTGCTCCTGGCCGAGATATATCTAGCTTGCCAGCAAGTTCCTTCTACAGCCTTCCTCCTCAAGGTCAGCATGTGACTTTTACCCCAGCACAGGCTGGTCATGGCACCTTTGCCAGTATCTATCAACCTGCACAAGCAGTAACGGCAGCAGCTGTTCACCCACTTCTTCAGCAATCTCAGGCCATGGCTGGAGCCGTTGATATGGTGGGACCTGCAGCCAGTGTATACCAGCAGCCTCAGCATCAACAGATCAACTGGCCTAGTAATTACTGA
- the LOC110629751 gene encoding GBF-interacting protein 1-like isoform X4, with protein MILAAKRNKYISKNVNNRESGEARWKPGTQGRGSRGGRPNFSARYTSHDAGGGRNTGPARDNGTNQAAEKGDGNSLPAPQEKSKETSLSTSSAAVVANGAIGEPSGSNSEMHASDIPSGSGRSQHEVTSTATAGSKFGSSVSPINADKNLIIASGTGDAHSEPIPSSSNSLVPATPPSSSAVCFSSSDPVLVPSNDSRLSGTVGTIKREVGNHRAVVESNTVIPAEKSASEIATPSLQGKIPSKSQVGKGQLSESLQSSSASNHGGSSGSRPSSNYSSRSQQVVGLQKVGSTKEWKPKPAISNVPLGSGTGSSDAPNIPVEPSVQSQALSNVLSSEEATSKLQKKLEELHLPQRQHVIIPNHIHVPESERTKFSFGSFDASFGLMASYVSGPESDKSSTPLSETSQGIEEAVEEQAVSNQDALLTAEEEADHPESPSHAPENLPGDNDVSSSAVPECNESKPETALLSGVQPYSVVHTSPSYNFGFAPPMLSSQTAPFENCESQERDVSRLPSFVVQQPFDPTSYYAQFYRAGADSDGRVSPFPSAAVAGKYNGNVAVLPPHSSQSPQEGGNSLVLSTAGPTPQVTQAGLMQSSIAVTQQPLPVFRPPTGLHIPHYPPNLIPYGHYFSPFYVPSPGLHQFLSNGAFPQQPQAGSLYPAPPAAAAMGIKYSLPQYKPGSNTGNSTHIGMASGYGSYGSSQTGYSPSSAATGGNSTTNEDLGAPQFKESNVYITGQQSEGSAVWIAAPGRDISSLPASSFYSLPPQGQHVTFTPAQAGHGTFASIYQPAQAVTAAAVHPLLQQSQAMAGAVDMVGPAASVYQQPQHQQINWPSNY; from the exons ATGATATTGGCGGCAAAGAGGAATAAGTACATTTCTAAG AATGTGAACAATAGAGAGTCTGGAGAGGCTCGTTGGAAACCTGGAACACAGGGGAGGGGTAGTAGGGGTGGGCGGCCAAACTTTTCAGCTCGTTACACATCACATG ATGCTGGTGGTGGCAGGAATACTGGCCCTGCAAGGGACAATGGAACCAACCAAGCTGCAGAGAAGGGAGATGGCAATTCTTTGCCAGCCCCTCAAGAGAAAAGTAAGGAAACAAGTCTATCAACAAG CTCTGCTGCTGTTGTGGCCAATGGTGCCATTGGTGAACCTTCTGGAAGCAACAGTGAAATGCATGCTTCTGACATACCTTCAGGAAGTGGCAGAAGTCAACATGAAGTGACTTCAACAGCTACTGCTGGTAGTAAGTTTGGAAGTTCAGTGTCCCCCATTAATGCTGATAAAAACCTCATCATTGCATCTGGAACTGGGGATGCACATAGTGAGCCCATTCCAAGCTCTAGTAACTCCTTGGTACCTGCGACTCCACCATCGTCGTCAGCAGTCTGTTTCTCATCATCAGATCCTGTTCTTGTTCCATCTAATGATTCAAGGCTTTCTGGTACAGTGGGCACCATTAAACGTGAAGTAGGAAACCATAGAGCTGTTGTTGAATCAAATACAGTTATTCCTGCTGAGAAATCAG CCTCTGAGATTGCTACTCCTTCCCTGCAAGGGAAGATTCCAAGTAAATCCCAGGTTGGGAAGGGTCAGCTCAGTGAGTCTTTGCAATCCTCATCTGCATCAAATCATGGTGGCTCTTCTGGCAGTCGGCCTTCCTCTAACTACAGTAGTAGGTCACAGCAAGTGGTTGGCCTGCAAAAAG TTGGTTCTACTAAGGAGTGGAAACCAAAGCCAGCAATCTCTAATGTGCCTCTTGGCTCTGGAACTGGTTCATCAGATGCTCCTAATATTCCAGTTGAACCCAGTGTCCAGTCACAGGCTCTATCAAATGTCCTCAGTTCCGAAGAGGCTACCTCTAAACTGCAGAAGAAGCTGGAGGAGCTGCATCTTCCACAGCGACAGCATGTTATTATTCCAAACCATATTCATGTCCCTGAATCTGAAAGAACGAAATTTAGTTTTGGAAGTTTTGATGCGAGTTTTGGATTAATGGCAAGCTATGTTAGTGGTCCAGAGAGTGATAAGAGTTCTACACCTTTGTCCGAAACTTCTCAAGGCATTGAAGAAGCTGTGGAGGAACAGGCTGTGAG CAATCAAGATGCATTATTGACTGCTGAGGAGGAAGCTGATCATCCAGAGTCACCTTCACATGCACCTGAAAATTTACCTGGTGATAATGATGTCTCTTCCAGTGCAGTACCCGAGTGTAATGAGTCCAAGCCAGAGACTGCACTGCTTTCTGGGGTTCAGCCATACTCAGTGGTACACACTTCTCCAAGCTACAATTTTGGTTTTGCACCTCCAATGCTGAGTAGTCAGACTGCACCATTTGAAAACTGTGAATCTCAAGAACGCGATGTTTCTCGTCTTCCTAGCTTTGTA GTTCAACAACCATTTGATCCTACAAGTTATTATGCCCAATTTTATCGTGCGGGTGCTGATAGTGATGGTCGTGTTTCTCCCTTCCCTTCAGCTGCAGTTGCTGGTAAATATAATGGGAATGTTGCAGTGTTGCCTCCACATAGTTCTCAGTCTCCCCAAGAG GGTGGGAATTCACTAGTTCTGTCAACAGCAGGTCCAACTCCACAGGTGACTCAAGCTGGTCTCATGCAAAGTTCCATTGCTGTGACTCAACAACCACTCCCTGTCTTCCGTCCACCAACAGGGTTGCACATACCCCATTATCCCCCAAACTTGATCCCTTATGGTCATTACTTTTCCCCATTCTATGTTCCTTCTCCAGGCCTTCACCAATTTTTAAGTAATGGTGCATTTCCCCAACAACCTCAAGCTGGAAGCTTATATCCTGCTCCACCAGCTGCAGCTGCCATGGGGATCAAATATTCACTTCCACAATACAAACCAGGATCTAATACAGGGAATTCAACTCATATTGGAATGGCAAGTGGCTATGGGTCATATGGCTCCTCTCAAACTGGTTATAGTCCCAGTTCTGCGGCAACAGGAGGAAACTCTACTACAAATGAAGATCTGGGTGCACCTCAGTTCAAAGAAAGTAATGTTTACATCACTGGGCAGCAG AGTGAGGGTTCAGCTGTGTGGATTGCTGCTCCTGGCCGAGATATATCTAGCTTGCCAGCAAGTTCCTTCTACAGCCTTCCTCCTCAAGGTCAGCATGTGACTTTTACCCCAGCACAGGCTGGTCATGGCACCTTTGCCAGTATCTATCAACCTGCACAAGCAGTAACGGCAGCAGCTGTTCACCCACTTCTTCAGCAATCTCAGGCCATGGCTGGAGCCGTTGATATGGTGGGACCTGCAGCCAGTGTATACCAGCAGCCTCAGCATCAACAGATCAACTGGCCTAGTAATTACTGA
- the LOC110629751 gene encoding GBF-interacting protein 1-like isoform X2, with protein sequence MSGGGVRVSIPSNVRKMIQNIKEITGNHSEEEIYAMLKDCSMDPNETAQKLLFQDPFHEVKKKRDRRKENVNNRESGEARWKPGTQGRGSRGGRPNFSARYTSHGWSRCWWWQEYWPCKGQWNQPSCREGRWQFFASPSRENSAAVVANGAIGEPSGSNSEMHASDIPSGSGRSQHEVTSTATAGSKFGSSVSPINADKNLIIASGTGDAHSEPIPSSSNSLVPATPPSSSAVCFSSSDPVLVPSNDSRLSGTVGTIKREVGNHRAVVESNTVIPAEKSASEIATPSLQGKIPSKSQVGKGQLSESLQSSSASNHGGSSGSRPSSNYSSRSQQVVGLQKVGSTKEWKPKPAISNVPLGSGTGSSDAPNIPVEPSVQSQALSNVLSSEEATSKLQKKLEELHLPQRQHVIIPNHIHVPESERTKFSFGSFDASFGLMASYVSGPESDKSSTPLSETSQGIEEAVEEQAVSNQDALLTAEEEADHPESPSHAPENLPGDNDVSSSAVPECNESKPETALLSGVQPYSVVHTSPSYNFGFAPPMLSSQTAPFENCESQERDVSRLPSFVVQQPFDPTSYYAQFYRAGADSDGRVSPFPSAAVAGKYNGNVAVLPPHSSQSPQEGGNSLVLSTAGPTPQVTQAGLMQSSIAVTQQPLPVFRPPTGLHIPHYPPNLIPYGHYFSPFYVPSPGLHQFLSNGAFPQQPQAGSLYPAPPAAAAMGIKYSLPQYKPGSNTGNSTHIGMASGYGSYGSSQTGYSPSSAATGGNSTTNEDLGAPQFKESNVYITGQQSEGSAVWIAAPGRDISSLPASSFYSLPPQGQHVTFTPAQAGHGTFASIYQPAQAVTAAAVHPLLQQSQAMAGAVDMVGPAASVYQQPQHQQINWPSNY encoded by the exons ATGAGCGGTGGTGGGGTTAGGGTTTCAATCCCGAGCAACGTGAGGAAGATGATCCAGAACATAAAGGAGATCACGGGCAATCACAGTGAAGAGGAGATTTATGCAATGCTCAAGGATTGCTCTATGGATCCCAATGAAACCGCTCAGAAGCTTCTTTTTCAAG ATCCATTTCATGAAGTCAAAAAGAAACGTGACAGGAGAAAAGAG AATGTGAACAATAGAGAGTCTGGAGAGGCTCGTTGGAAACCTGGAACACAGGGGAGGGGTAGTAGGGGTGGGCGGCCAAACTTTTCAGCTCGTTACACATCACATG GTTGGTCTAGATGCTGGTGGTGGCAGGAATACTGGCCCTGCAAGGGACAATGGAACCAACCAAGCTGCAGAGAAGGGAGATGGCAATTCTTTGCCAGCCCCTCAAGAGAAAA CTCTGCTGCTGTTGTGGCCAATGGTGCCATTGGTGAACCTTCTGGAAGCAACAGTGAAATGCATGCTTCTGACATACCTTCAGGAAGTGGCAGAAGTCAACATGAAGTGACTTCAACAGCTACTGCTGGTAGTAAGTTTGGAAGTTCAGTGTCCCCCATTAATGCTGATAAAAACCTCATCATTGCATCTGGAACTGGGGATGCACATAGTGAGCCCATTCCAAGCTCTAGTAACTCCTTGGTACCTGCGACTCCACCATCGTCGTCAGCAGTCTGTTTCTCATCATCAGATCCTGTTCTTGTTCCATCTAATGATTCAAGGCTTTCTGGTACAGTGGGCACCATTAAACGTGAAGTAGGAAACCATAGAGCTGTTGTTGAATCAAATACAGTTATTCCTGCTGAGAAATCAG CCTCTGAGATTGCTACTCCTTCCCTGCAAGGGAAGATTCCAAGTAAATCCCAGGTTGGGAAGGGTCAGCTCAGTGAGTCTTTGCAATCCTCATCTGCATCAAATCATGGTGGCTCTTCTGGCAGTCGGCCTTCCTCTAACTACAGTAGTAGGTCACAGCAAGTGGTTGGCCTGCAAAAAG TTGGTTCTACTAAGGAGTGGAAACCAAAGCCAGCAATCTCTAATGTGCCTCTTGGCTCTGGAACTGGTTCATCAGATGCTCCTAATATTCCAGTTGAACCCAGTGTCCAGTCACAGGCTCTATCAAATGTCCTCAGTTCCGAAGAGGCTACCTCTAAACTGCAGAAGAAGCTGGAGGAGCTGCATCTTCCACAGCGACAGCATGTTATTATTCCAAACCATATTCATGTCCCTGAATCTGAAAGAACGAAATTTAGTTTTGGAAGTTTTGATGCGAGTTTTGGATTAATGGCAAGCTATGTTAGTGGTCCAGAGAGTGATAAGAGTTCTACACCTTTGTCCGAAACTTCTCAAGGCATTGAAGAAGCTGTGGAGGAACAGGCTGTGAG CAATCAAGATGCATTATTGACTGCTGAGGAGGAAGCTGATCATCCAGAGTCACCTTCACATGCACCTGAAAATTTACCTGGTGATAATGATGTCTCTTCCAGTGCAGTACCCGAGTGTAATGAGTCCAAGCCAGAGACTGCACTGCTTTCTGGGGTTCAGCCATACTCAGTGGTACACACTTCTCCAAGCTACAATTTTGGTTTTGCACCTCCAATGCTGAGTAGTCAGACTGCACCATTTGAAAACTGTGAATCTCAAGAACGCGATGTTTCTCGTCTTCCTAGCTTTGTA GTTCAACAACCATTTGATCCTACAAGTTATTATGCCCAATTTTATCGTGCGGGTGCTGATAGTGATGGTCGTGTTTCTCCCTTCCCTTCAGCTGCAGTTGCTGGTAAATATAATGGGAATGTTGCAGTGTTGCCTCCACATAGTTCTCAGTCTCCCCAAGAG GGTGGGAATTCACTAGTTCTGTCAACAGCAGGTCCAACTCCACAGGTGACTCAAGCTGGTCTCATGCAAAGTTCCATTGCTGTGACTCAACAACCACTCCCTGTCTTCCGTCCACCAACAGGGTTGCACATACCCCATTATCCCCCAAACTTGATCCCTTATGGTCATTACTTTTCCCCATTCTATGTTCCTTCTCCAGGCCTTCACCAATTTTTAAGTAATGGTGCATTTCCCCAACAACCTCAAGCTGGAAGCTTATATCCTGCTCCACCAGCTGCAGCTGCCATGGGGATCAAATATTCACTTCCACAATACAAACCAGGATCTAATACAGGGAATTCAACTCATATTGGAATGGCAAGTGGCTATGGGTCATATGGCTCCTCTCAAACTGGTTATAGTCCCAGTTCTGCGGCAACAGGAGGAAACTCTACTACAAATGAAGATCTGGGTGCACCTCAGTTCAAAGAAAGTAATGTTTACATCACTGGGCAGCAG AGTGAGGGTTCAGCTGTGTGGATTGCTGCTCCTGGCCGAGATATATCTAGCTTGCCAGCAAGTTCCTTCTACAGCCTTCCTCCTCAAGGTCAGCATGTGACTTTTACCCCAGCACAGGCTGGTCATGGCACCTTTGCCAGTATCTATCAACCTGCACAAGCAGTAACGGCAGCAGCTGTTCACCCACTTCTTCAGCAATCTCAGGCCATGGCTGGAGCCGTTGATATGGTGGGACCTGCAGCCAGTGTATACCAGCAGCCTCAGCATCAACAGATCAACTGGCCTAGTAATTACTGA